The following is a genomic window from Solanum stenotomum isolate F172 chromosome 4, ASM1918654v1, whole genome shotgun sequence.
GTTGGCTTAGCTGGAGATGAAGAGGTGTGAGAGGGCCCTCGTTGACGCTTAAACTGTTTGAACTCATGGCATTTCTGCTCACTGCATTTGCTTCTCTAGTTCCATAAACCTGATTTTCGACAGAAGATGTAGAAATTCTTTTGGAGCAGAGTGACTAGAGTTTTTGTCTTGATCTTTTAGAAGGAAATTATTATCTACTAGCATAAGCGAAATCTTTTCTAGAGATATATATTGATACCTTCTTATACAATTCCATATTTTCTTGACGAACAAGGTCTAGTTTCTTATAAAGTTCCTTGTTTTCTTGATGGCTGAAGTTTCTCTGCAAAGAAACAGATGAAGTTAgcttgttaaattattattttttataataaatgacAAGAAGTGGTTGTAGTTACGGGTTGACCTTTCGGTTTAGTTCTTGTACCTCTTCAACCAGAATTTGGTCCTACAGAAATCAGAGATGTCAGTGttatttatacaaataatatGCTGCAGATTTGGAGGTGAAAGCTCAAACCTTTTTCAGACGGACACCACGCAGACTCATTTCAAGTTGCTTTTCCAAGTTTTGTAATTCTTTGACATTCAATCCAGATAGCTCTTCACCCATCATTTTTCTGCCGGAGAAACAATCTTTTAAGCCAATTTACGCCTTTAACATAAATCCATGGTTAAAATGACTATGACTGCAAGCATGTGTTTAACGGcttaggaaaaaaagaagaggctATAGCTACCCAATTCATGGTGTTTTGGTATGATGAGCTCGATAATTTGAGCTCCCACAGAAACCCACAATACAATATGATATTATTGTTATGCAACATGTGGTAGAATGTTAGTGTTAGTCAAGAGGAGAGCTAGTGCTTCTGTAATAGGTTCAGCGAATCCAATAGCTTTGGTACAACcttgtatttgtattaaaaagtttatttaatatgtgcaaattattaatttagaaccCAATGAATTTATACGACTAGAATCCCGGATCCATAAGCTTCAGCTCCACCTTTGGTGTTAGTCATATTGCATCATAGGTATGTGTATATTCTTCTGAATATAACAACTCTGTTTTAGAATATCTCTCGTATACTTTCATGTTATGAGAGTCTCCAAGATTATAGCAGAGACCTAAGCCACTTTCTCGTCGAGCTGTCTAACTTTGACAATATCCACCTCTACCAAAGgttttttcttttactaatttttacTTATCTCATCAGTGTTCATGGGGTAATCTCTGGTGGTATCACATCTCTTTCCTGCCACTATTCTGGGGATGTATGCTGCCAGAAAGTTTTCAGCTATCTCTCTTTCCAATATTCTGTCTGTTGCCTTTGGGTTTAGTCCTATTGGTAGTTTAATAAGTCATTCACTCAGAACTTGAATAATTATGCTAATTGGGGTGAAAGAGCTTACCGATGATTCCGTTGCAAGTTCTCTAGTTGTTTCCTCAGCAGCGCAGCTTCCCTTTGCCAAAACTGCAACAAGAAGATGTATTAGTAAATTTCAGTAGCTTGGATTATCAATAAAAGAGAAATCAATAGAATGAGCCTTTCAGAAATGGTTTGATAATATCGCTTCACATATCAAAAACCATAACAAGCCTTTCAAAAATGGTTTGAAGACAATAATGAGCTGCTGTTGCTTTCTAAAATTAGCATCAAATTAACCAAAACAAAACCATACCATATCCAAagcaaacaaaagaaaaatatctcTTTGTTTTCAAAAAACCATAATAACCTTTCAATATGTGTTGAAGAAAATAATGAGCTACTGTTGCTTTCATGAATTTGCATCACGTTAACCAAAAAACAAACGTACCTTATGAGAAGCAAATAAACTATAATATCTTTCgtttttgtaaaattatttgtCCTTTTACAATCATGTTTGAATTTTGTATGACAATTTACACTATTGGTTCCTCATCTAATACTTTCATTCACCTCGTGTAATACAACTTAAGATTGCAACCACATCTGGTGGTGCGAAATAGAACCCCTGGTGGCTTGGAATGGGATGACTATAACTTTCACTGCTCTGAGACAGCACGACAAAGTAAAGGACTCTTATATAAACCTTTTGGTTTGGTAAATGAGTGTTCACTATTTAGTTTATAAAATGACCTTAACTCAAGGGCATTCACAGGTGTTGATAGAGGTTCAGGGGTATTCCGTATATTAGTTTAAGATTTTGAGTTTAATACGTAGTTCTTTAATGTTGTATTGAAGCCAACATTGACAAACCCATTCTCGTTCTAGTGAGTTAATTTTCTCCATATATGATTTCCAAGTAATATGTGCATAGTTCTTACTGTCAACATTTACTATGCATGAAGATATTCAGTTTGAGATAAAGGGAGTCTTTCAGCTTATGTTTTTGCCCGTGCTAGCTCCTACATAACCAGTATCCCTGTCTCTAAATGCTGGCACTTCCATTCATTAGTTTATTGGTATTTGAGTACCAGACATAGGATTGGCATGCATCCAGGTGTGTATCGTGAGAGCTCGGATTTCCTTCAACTAATCATTTTTGCATTTCCGGAAGTTATTGCATCTTCAGTCAGTTGAAAGGAATTGACATTTGAGTCAAATGATGGTATGACTTATAATGGGAATACGGTCTGGAGGATTGTATCTCTTGAGTTCAGATGTAGCTCTAGATTACGACAAGTTAAATGTGCCATCTTCACAAAAAACTAGCTGTGCAATTTGTCTAGCTATATTTCTTGAAGGTAATGTTAGCAGGGGCTTAATTTTCCTGCATATCAAGAATAATGTGTAGCACGTTGTTTTTATATTGCAGAAGACCTAACTGCATTCTTGTACCCATGGTGTTGGCTTAAGCTGAATCACTTAGATTCATGTAAACCTTTCTGCTTTTCTTGAACAGGAAATTAGGACTTGGAACCCCAATTAGAACTCATTCCCTAGTTCCAACGAGATGCTCATACTCGAATTTGTGTACTGTAATAACTTATAAGTATGTTCCTTAGATATCCGATGAGCAGTAGCTGCCATGATGGTGGGATTAACATCTGAGCACAAATCTAAGCTATGTGATAAATCATGTCAGCACTGAGCAGTCATATTTGGGTTAAAAGACACCTGATTATGAGGGTTCAAGAGCTGCTTCTGTGATCAATCTATACCAGAAAATGCAGACCAACCATTTCCAGATTCCATGCTCTAACTGAACTACTAAGGCACTCGGCCAGATAAAAGAATCCTCTGAACACAGGAATAGATGTGTTATGCTGAGATCTATGTATAGTTATTCAATAGACTGGTACCTCACTTTAGTTTGGAAGTAGTATCCGGGCCATGCAACTTCTGAAAGTGGGAAGGTCCAAAGTTTCTATTCTTTTCCCTCTAATCACATAATCTTCACCTATGTTTTGACCTGCACCATTGAATACTGATCGGTAAAGCAGAACGAACTATTTTTTTATGGAAATTTTTATTCCTTTGCTTCTTCTCATAATCTAAAGAACAGACCGTCTGACCCTGAAACAATTGCAAAGAAGGATTAGATGATTAATCTCGAAATAGCAGAAAGATGACATGACTAGGCTAAGATTGGTTGTAGACTTGTAGAGCTGGATACTGTTGTTTGAATCAAAGACCTTCAACCAGTGATATCCCAGAATGTCATTATGTTATTGCAAGAAGAGTGGCCAAGTTTGTGACAGCTCCATGTTTATTGTCATCTTGGTATAAAGTTTAGTTCCACCGTTAAGGAAATGGAGTGGCCCTAATGGTCATAATCCAGGATAACTGTTGCAAAATATTGTCAATACTTCTTAATTCCTAATGGAGATTAAGGTTCTTGATTGACACATCTTAAGTGTGTATCTCTTTTGTGGGAAGCCATCAAGTTTCCCAGAGTCCCTGTCCCAATTGCTAAATGCAGTTGCTAAACCTGCAGTTGTTCATCAAACTTCCTGCCCTGTGCTATCATGAATGTTCTAATCCCTCTCTGAGATGCCCTACATATTGTATACTTAAATGACAATGCCAATAGTTATTCACGCTAAAGATGAAATTATCTTATTATCAAACATTTGAGTGCCTTTTAAGGGGAATATCTTGACTACTCTTTTTACTTACCTGTTCATAGATGTTACAAGTCTTTTTCGGATGTGGTTTTTGAATGTTGTTTCAGGTCCCATAGCGAAATAAAGTGGACTTGATAAAGTAAACCTGTAAAATTTTCAGATGAAACGATTTTCCAGACTTTGTTTATGATGTTTCTTCTTGTTATTAAAAAATCTTCCTTCTTGGCCCACCATCTTTGTAGCTGTCAACTGTGAATACATTTTTACTTTTCTGCATCTTAACTAACAAGTTATTTTTTGTCCTAGTTACTCTCGTCCTTGTACCATCCTTTACCTTCTCTTGTTGTACTTCCATTAGAGGAAGATATGCATGTTCCCAATTCGAAATCTCTGTCCTATGGCCACAAAGCTAAACCTTTGTTAGTTGTATTGGTCTTCATCAAAGGTTCCATCTTTAGATGATTTCTCCTTTTCTCCATAATTGAAGGTTCAAATGGGGATGGTAGAACAGATATCTGCTAATGAGAATTTCCATTTTCTCCGCCCACTTTGTTAGTGGAATCAACTGTTGACACATCCTTTCATGCATGTGCATGTTCTTGTCATCATATATTAGAACCATAATCCAACAACCCTGGGATCCAAGTTCATGGAATGGATCTAGTTCACAGGTACAACTAAGAGAGGTAGAATTGGAATACCATGCAACTTCTGGCATCCGATTTCTGTGGAATTGGGATCCAAGTTCATGGAATCAATTCATTTTGGTTAATTTTGCAAGTATAGATTGTCCTCAAGAATTATCGTATAATACTACTAGTCTGCTGGCAGCTTTACTACTGTCTATAGATTCTAGGACTTTCTGTCCTCCTGACCTACCCGTTTACTTGTGCTTGTTACGAACAGTTCTGAGCATCTTAAACTTAGATGCTATAAATGTCAAAATAAATCCGGATGTAGGTATATAGAACAAGGTTAACACTCAAACAAGGAAAGGCTTATATAGTAAAGACACCAATAAGATGTATGCATGCTAATAGTGCACAAAACAAACAAGAAGAAGACTACAAATGCATGAAAGAATGTGCTGTGAAGTCCTCATTCTTTTACACTGTCAAAAAGTAGCTTGATACCAGTATAACGTGTTGTTAAGTCCTATCCTCCTTCTCTGCAAGTCGGACGACTAGTGTTCTGTTCTCTTGGGAAGTCAAATAGCCTATAGAAGATATGAAGTTCCTTTTGGTATTTCATAAATAATGTACAGTTCACGGGAGAAAGCAAGTATCCAAGAAACTATTATGCATTATATCCTTTGATAGGTGACTGCAAATTAGCTAGCAAAACTTACCTTGACCTCAGAACTTGGATCTCCCAATTTATTAGTGTTGTCTTCCTTTGCTTTGTTGTATCTTTCAATCACTGATTTCATACTGTCAAAATAGTAAAACTGTTTAGATTTTTCAAATGTACATACTGAAAGGTAGTCATTTGCATTGATCATCACAGTATCATAAAGTTGTTATAACCTAGCAGTTCGATTTCTTTATCATCATAGAAGTCAAATGCAAAATAtagcaactttttttttttttttttgatgacaagggaaacccgcaaaATGTAGCAACTTTTAGTAGAATAGTTCATGAGCCTCCTTACAAATTTCCTCATTATATGGTGGAGAATTCCAATTCTAATTCATAATATTGAGAGCAGAGGCGTATCTAAGGGGGGGTCactgggttcacgtgaacccatggtcccctcccgagatcatatatagtagtgttatatttttggcctttattaaaaaaaattgaaatatagatgtgtgaacccacacttGAAGTATCACATAATGCGATTATgactgggtgcacctctctccgcgaggttagaaatttgaattttatatttatcttgttttattttctttctaaaattaggtTACACTTCTCTGGTAactgctatatatatatatatatatatatatataagaattaattttagacctataatttaaaaactttaacGATTTTCAGTAGTAAAATCCTAAATGTcaaaccgatcaaatttatatcatagatcaacatttttataacagtgcacccatcatctcaaaatcctggatacgcctctggtTGAGAGATCTCAAGGTTATGGTTCAATATTTGGTTGTATAAGTACTTCTATAGCAATACTTTTTTGCAGAGAACCTATGATCATTGCCAGCCTTAAACCTTTCTCGAGGGCTAAATGGAGACAAACTCTGCACAGTTGTCGAAGGAGAAACACAAACCGCTGAGCAAGTATGTAATTCAGTGTCATCATCGGACATGAACAAAGCATAAATGTGGTGTAAAAACACAGAACAATATACAACTCTTGGATACAGAATGTAAAATCTATAAATAAGCATGTATAGTATTGCACTGCATTGTATACGCATGAATAGAAACACACAAGTAATTCAGCCTATTGCACTGCATTGTATCAGAACCATCATGGATCAAGATTTTCATATCTTTTCTAGTTGCTTTTCAGAAAAGAGTTCGGGTTTCTTGGATCACCTCCAAGGAGTGACAACTTTGTATCACCGCCACCATACGAAGGAGTTGAGTGTGCAACAAGCGACCTTCATGCGGACACCGTCTTCTCTATTATGTCTCTTGCTGGTGCCTCAAGGTGTGAGTTATTAAATGGCATAATCCATAAATATGTTCTTCAACTTAACTTCAGTTGTCATGTGTGCCCTCTTTCCTTGTGTGtgcacaagtaaacacttaaacttatataaaattaaacaagtagacacatgttTTATCCTACCtaacataatacacgtaggacacgAATTGCCACATAGGACACATGtatttatttgttcaactttttatgcaagttaaaatgcctacttgtgcacacccaattTGGAGGGCATAGATGTCCGTTGAGCTAAGTTAAAGGACACGCTTCTGtattatttcttattaaatCTTGGCCAGGTTTGCTGTTTTGGTGTTACCTTGCACATTCTGGCCCATTAGTGGTGGTGTTTTGATCAACATGCCAAGTTGTTGAAGGAGTAACTTGAACCAGCTTCGATTAATCTCTTTGGTCATGTTTGGTTTTGAATTCAGTTGTTGTTGGATTTGTTTGGGAGCTGCCTAAAAGAGTGAATTTGAGCTTGAATCTCTGTTGAGCATCCAacatttaggggtcgtttgtTTGAGAACAAGTTAttctgggataagttatccgactatgtatatgagataacttatctcatcactatgatataaatggtgggataaataATCCAATGACTACTTAATACGCCTCCAAGTCTCCAACCAAACACATGCAGGATAAAGTAATATTGTATTTTGTCCCAGGATTATTATTCCTTATATTTCACACTAAACGTCTCctaaaagttttctttataatatttctTTCACGTTGTGCTTGCCAACTCCCAACTACTATGTTTGTTCCTAAATAAGTGgtgttttagtcttttcattttattcctAGATAAGTGGTATGTCACATTATCAAAAAGGATCAATGATGTTCTTCCAATTATTccattatttaaataaagagaGTTTTACATATCCAAGAAACTACTAAAGAACTACATCTTCGAAAATATTGTACTAGGATGGGAAAATATTTAGAgcattatttatatgttttgtgctatatatatagattttactagaaaaattgaaatttctttATTGCAAAATTCCGAGAAAAATCTGAGATTAAAATTTTTGACTTGCTAGCGTTATTTTTTATGTGCGTCTGCAATAGTATATCCTGTTAATTGTAATAAAATAACTTGAATACTTTGTTTAAGGAGTTGAAAGTGatttagtaatttattttatctgaATGTGAAtgatttttgtttatattacGTTCGAGTATAAACAAGTGTGTATTTATTGTTGAAAGTTTATAAGCAGATGTTAATTTAAAATGGATAAATATTTGTCcttttatttcaaatatatttaaagtGAGTACTTACTAGTCTATATTAAATGTCTAAtgcattaaatattttttagtctACTTCCACCTTGAGttcgagaattttttttacactATACACTATAAAATCCCCACTCGTATACACTATAacattaattaaacaaaatattatatagtaAAACCTCTCTAAGATCGGAATCAcgaaatattgttattttgtagaggtattatttaatagataaattattttttataaatttaaagagtgtttttgagatttaatgaaggttaattttgattacatcaaaatcattgtatcttactaatttatatatcatatttattgaattaatatagaaaataaaCTCATCATACATAAAGTACAATGTATGATATATGATTCATTGTAAGATTTTGTTTATCAAATGATTCATTGATTATCCATTGTAATTAGTAAATCATTGTAATGTACCTTCTttcttaataattaaatattatttattgtacCTTTACTAAAAACATTCAATGTATGATAGTGAGAGAATAAACTATATAAGCATTATAGGAAACTTTTTCAAACCGTACAAGTAATGACTTCTCATCTAAAAAAAGTGtcacaaaatcaacaataataaatcaaatacGTACGTAAAACATTatgtaaatacaaaaataaaaatcttttcaCATGCACTCAAAAATATTTGCAGTTATAGCTTGATGAaaatttttacttaaaagttAGTTCAGGTAGATTTCAAGCACACTCAAACGGTCATTTGAGTATCTTTCGACTAACTTAGGAGAAGGAAAGAATATCAAGTGGTTCAAGCCGATAAAATTGTCAGACATGAAAAAGATTGTTTATGAGTGATTTCTCCAATATTAAGATCGTGTGAATATAATCAGGGAGTTAATTTTGGAGAAGACGAGATACAATGAAACTTTTATATCCTTAACAAGATTTTAAGcacaaattttctcaaaattgtcTTAAGAAATCAAGCTAAGACATGGGATCTAGTCATTCCGGAGAGTGCTTCAATCATATACAAGACATGGAGATAAAATTGGAGTCTGTGAGGGAAAAATATACCAGTTTCCAATGTGAAATGTGTTTTTAATATGAATGAAACTGATTTGTTTTACAGGTTACAAACAGATCATTCTTTTATTacgaaataatttgaaaaaataaagtagGACAAAAAAAGGCTCACGGTTGATATTTGTTGCAATGAGAataaatctggaaaaaaaatctatatagaTTATTGAAAAATATGCAAAATCATGTTGCTTTAAGAATGTCAATATGAACGGCATGAATTGTCATTATGGTGCAAATAAAAAGGCATAGATGACAAAtgtttttttgataaatatattcatTGATTTGATCATAAAATGTATGGTAGATAAATTTTACTTGTGATAGATAATAGTCCCTCACATCCAAGAAATATAAAAGGGCtacaaaatattgaattatttttcttgcCACCTaacatgaaatttaaaattcaaccTTATGATACTGGGATAACGAGAGCTTTCAAGATGCATTATCACAGTATATTTTACTTTAGTATATTAGAAGACTATGAGCTAGAACAACCTGATTCAAGAAAGATTAATGTTTTGGATGCTATCAATCTTGCGATTGCGGCTTGGACGAAAAATAGTCAGCAAGagacaacaacaaaatatatatttgacacTATAAAATTCATTCGAGGCATGAACCTCgaaaaaattaaatgacattcattgaggtcatgattaatgatcttTGTTACCACAATAAAATGGAAATCAATCGCCTGTTGGATTATCCGGATGAAAATGTTACATATTCAGAGGTCCATAACTTAGAAAATATTGTGGATATTATCGAAAAAAACattgttgatgatgaagttgaagatgatacaatacctttgaaatcaattacGTGTAAGGAAACACTTATTGTATATGGAATATTTCACAATTTTCAGTACAAATCGAAAAGACAACACTGGAGTTGTCTCTAGCTTTTCTTATtacatccaaaaaaaattggtgttGTTTTCTTGAACAACACTAAAAATTTATAAAGAGCTTTATATGCGGTAAGTGTTTCCTTACACGTAAATGGTTCCAAaggtattgtattgtattgtctTCAGctttcatcatcaacattgtttCTCCGTTGGTATCCGCAATTTCTTCTTAGCTTTAGACCTATGAGCATGTATCATTTTCATTCGGATAATCTAACAGGCTATTAACATCCTTTTATTGTGGTAATCAAGATTATTTAATCATGACCGCAAATTCATAAATAATGTCATTTTCACAAGATGGTTCATTTAAATTTCGTGAGACTTCTTTCTCACAACAAACTATGCAGGGTCAAAAATAATTTGCTATTGTCTTTTGTTGAACATCTATCGTCCAAGCCGCGATCGTAAGATCGATAGCATTTCAAAATATCAATCGTTCTTGGATCAATTTGTTCCAACTCATGGTCTTCTCATATCATATAGTAAAATCTATTAAAATGATGCATTTTGACAGCTCTTATTATTCCAACATCACAAGGTTGAATTTTTGATGTTATGTTGAGTGGCAAGAAAAGCAATTAACATTTGGTAGTCCgtcgatatttttttaatgtgctGAACAATTATCTACCACAAGTAAAAGTCGTCTACCGTGCATTTTGTGATCAAatcaacaaatatatttatcaaaaaatacaCTTATCATCTATGCTCTTTTATTTGCACCATAGTgataattcaagtagttcatGTTACTTTGCATATTTTTCAATATCCATAAAGAATTTTTTACAGATTTATCCTTGTTGcaacaaataaaaattgtgtGCCTTACATTGTCCTGCTTTATTCCTTTCATAGAAAGAGAATGATCAACTAGTAACCAGTAAAACAAATTTGTTtcatccatattaaaaacatttttcataggGAGCtggtctatttttttttaatggaccACAATTTCATCTCCATATCGTGTATATGAATTGAACCGCTCTCTTTGAAATGACGAAATGAATGGATATCATGTCTTACCTTTAATTTTTCAAGACAATCTTGAGAAAAGTTGTGCTCAAGACTTgttaagaatataaaaaaattcattgtaTCTCTTACTTTCTCCTAAATTCTCTCCAATTATTTTCGCACGATCTTAGTATTGGAGAAATTACTTGTAAACAATCTTCTCCATATCTAAAAAGTTTGTTGGCTTGTGTCACTTGATATTCCTTTCTTTTTCTAAGTTAGCCGAAAGATATTCCGTTAGTCGTTTGAGTGTGTTTAAATTATACCTTGACTAACTTaatttcaaatgaaaattttcatcaAACCACAACTACAATTTTTATACTCACATAATGATTTACATATTTAATATGTCATTATTGATTTTGTGACACCTTTTAGAAGAAAAGTCATTGTTGGGTATGATTTGAAGAAATTTTCTATGTTATTTATATAGTTTATCCTCTCACCATCATACATTAAATGtttttagtaaaaatataatgaatagtatt
Proteins encoded in this region:
- the LOC125862557 gene encoding MADS-box transcription factor 23-like, which codes for MGRGKILIRRIDNSTSRQVTFSKRRNGLLKKAKELAILCDAEVGVIIFSSTSKLYDYANTSMKSVIERYNKAKEDNTNKLGDPSSEVKFWQREAALLRKQLENLQRNHRKMMGEELSGLNVKELQNLEKQLEMSLRGVRLKKDQILVEEVQELNRKRNFSHQENKELYKKLDLVRQENMELYKKVYGTREANAVSRNAMSSNSLSVNEGPLTPLHLQLSQPQLQHYEMPGTTKLRLSLH